A region from the Ptychodera flava strain L36383 chromosome 10, AS_Pfla_20210202, whole genome shotgun sequence genome encodes:
- the LOC139141684 gene encoding keratin-associated protein 5-4-like has translation VACKPSCNVACKPSCNVACKPSCNVACKPSCNVVCKPSCNVVCKPSCSVACKPSCNVVCKPSCNVVCKPSCSVACKPSCNVVCKPSCNVVFCKPSCNVACKPSCNVVCKPSCNVVCKPSCNVVCKPSCSVVCKPSCNVVCKPSCSVACKPSCNVVCKPSCNVACKPSCNVVCKPSCNVVCKPSCNVVCKPSCNVACKPSCNVACKPSCNVVCKPSCSVVCKPSCNVVCKPSCSVACKPSCNVACKPSCNVVCKPSCNVVCKPSCNVVCKPSCNVVCKPSCSVACKPSCNVVCKPSCSVVCKPSCNVVCKPSCNVVCKPSCNVVCKPSCNVVYKPSCNVVCKPSCSVALKSANYYRICLHNRPAPDV, from the exons GTAGCCTGTAAGCCAAGTTGCAATGTAGCCTGTAAGCCAAGTTGCAATGTAGCCTGTAAGCCAAGTTGCAATGTAGCCTGTAAGCCAAGTTGCAACGTAGTCTGTAAGCCAAGTTGCAACGTAGTCTGTAAGCCAAGTTGTAGTGTAGCCTGTAAGCCAAGTTGCAATGTAGTCTGTAAGCCAAGTTGCAACGTAGTCTGTAAGCCAAGTTGCAGTGTAGCCTGTAAGCCAAGTTGCAACGTAGTCTGTAAGCCAAGTTGCAACGTAGTCT TCTGTAAGCCAAGTTGCAATGTAGCCTGTAAGCCAAGTTGCAACGTAGTCTGTAAGCCAAGTTGTAACGTAGTCTGTAAGCCAAGTTGCAACGTAGTCTGTAAGCCAAGTTGCAGTGTAGTCTGTAAGCCAAGTTGCAATGTAGTCTGTAAGCCAAGTTGCAGTGTAGCCTGTAAGCCAAGTTGCAATGTAGTCTGTAAGCCAAGTTGCAATGTAGCCTGTAAGCCAAGTTGCAATGTAGTCTGTAAGCCAAGTTGCAATGTAGTCTGTAAGCCAAGTTGCAACGTAGTCTGTAAGCCAAGTTGCAATGTAGCCTGTAAGCCAAGTTGCAATGTAGCCTGTAAGCCAAGTTGCAACGTAGTCTGTAAGCCAAGTTGTAGTGTAGTCTGTAAGCCAAGTTGCAACGTAGTCTGTAAGCCAAGTTGCAGTGTAGCCTGTAAGCCAAGTTGCAATGTAGCCTGTAAGCCAAGTTGCAATGTAGTCTGTAAGCCAAGTTGCAATGTAGTCTGTAAGCCAAGTTGCAACGTAGTCTGTAAGCCAAGTTGCAACGTAGTCTGTAAGCCAAGTTGTAGTGTAGCCTGTAAGCCAAGTTGCAACGTAGTCTGTAAGCCAAGTTGTAGTGTAGTCTGTAAGCCAAGTTGCAACGTAGTCTGTAAGCCAAGTTGCAATGTAGTCTGTAAGCCAAGTTGCAACGTAGTCTGTAAGCCAAGTTGCAACGTAGTCTATAAGCCAAGTTGCAATGTAGTCTGTAAGCCAAGTTGCAGTGTAGCCT TAAAGTCTGCAAACTATTACAGAATATGCTTACACAATAGACCAGCACCAGATGTGTAG
- the LOC139141733 gene encoding betaine--homocysteine S-methyltransferase 1-like translates to MAGAMKGKVKGLKERLKDGETIIAAEGYLFEFQRRGYLRAGAFVPEVVLEYPELVKNTYREFVHAGSDVVLAFTYYAHREKMRVVGREDDLAKINMDALRMAREVADETGTLMAGNICNTTIYDMNDPSCIPDVKNIFKEQIEWAVEGGADFMVGETFGTLGEAMIALEMIKEHGKGLPAVINIATHLHKVDGEDATFDGVKFPDACKKLEEAGATVVGVNCTRGPETLIPIVRKIKDKCKIPISALPVMYRTTEKEPSFQSLTDPKSGKRVFPNNLNCVRCNNDDITWFAEQCKDIGVQYVGLCCGNSADLTRTLAESLGRSPPASRYTTDMSQHYVYGSLKSLKKVNTEILAKSM, encoded by the exons ATGGCTGGTGCTATGAAAGGCAAGGTGAAAG GACTAAAAGAGAGATTAAAAGATGGGGAGACAATCATTGCGGCCGAAGGTTATCTGTTTGAGTTTCAACGTCGTGGCTATCTAAGAGCTGGTGCCTTTGTTCCTGAAGTGGTGTTAGAATATCCAGAGTTGGTGAAGAATACCTACAGAGAATTTGTACATGCTGGCAGTGATGTCGTCTTGGCTTTTACG TATTACGCGCATCGCGAGAAGATGCGAGTGGTCGGGCGGGAAGACGACCTAGCAAAAATCAACATGGACGCTCTTCGTATGGCCCGTGAAGTTGCAGACGAGACAGGAACTCTGATGGCGGGAAACATTTGTAATACAACGATTTATGACATGAATGACCCGAGTTGCATACCAGAcgtgaaaaatatctttaag GAACAAATCGAATGGGCCGTAGAGGGCGGAGCAGACTTCATGGTAGGAGAAACGTTCGGTACATTAGGCGAAGCTATGATTGCATTGGAAATGATCAAAGAGCATGGCAAAG GTTTGCCTGCTgtaataaacattgcaactcaCCTGCACAAGGTAGATGGAGAGGACGCCACCTTCGACGGAGTTAAATTCCCTGATGCTTGTAAGAAACTGGAAGAAGCAGGAGCGACTGTGGTTGGTGTGAACTGTACTCGAGGTCCAGAAACACTTATACCGATAGTGAGGAAAATCAAGGATAAATGCAAG ATACCTATCTCAGCCTTACCAGTGATGTACAGGACAACGGAGAAAGAACCTTCGTTCCAGTCTCTCACTGACCCTAAAAGtg GTAAACGTGTGTTCCCGAATAATCTGAATTGTGTACGATGCAACAATGATGATATCACCTGGTTTGCGGAGCAGTGTAAGGACATCGGTGTGCAGTATGTTGGTTTGTGTTGTGGTAACTCAGCTGATTTGACGCGCACTCTGGCCGAATCTCTGGGTCGAAGTCCACCAGCAAGTCGTTACACTACTGACATGTCCCAACACTATGTCTACGGATCTCTAAAATCGTTGAAGAAAGtcaacactgaaattttggcaaaaagcatgTAG
- the LOC139141763 gene encoding putative ammonium transporter 1 isoform X1 has protein sequence MTGENLEDSFGALGENQDSFLTLVSCLALFIQCGFALLEAGLVQSKNTTNILTRHLVCISICASVYFACGYAFAFGPGNIFVGYDYFFMKNLPDRQFSHWLSQFVYVVTTTTIVAGAVAGRVQFTGYIVYSVSIAGVVQPIATHWAWTYQGWLVSKAPGDELKYQDFAGGGVVHVVGGAVGLIGTAVVGPRLGRFQSVNKPQVITKPERSTQRTSIGGVIIMLGMFALNCGGKLNAPQVHDGSDDIPLVFINTLLSGCFASMTALTLKKSQLGRMHATSSLIVTINGALTGMVSISAGCNSMQPWCAILTGLVSGITYFAWSKFIDAIKVDDPVDAIAVHLGGGFWGLCAVSLFTKGNGVVFTFSSNAWRSFGWNITGGFVMMVWSMVLSLAIFGSLHLCKRLRITLNCELTGLNINREEVPVYIGSNFGVEWGRHLADHHELELVSVNYNTDHLKVGDDSESSSTKDQTHPEENTTCMTIGNLHKMNGLTNTVTNS, from the exons ATGACGGGGGAAAATTTGGAAGATTCCTTTGGTGCTTTAGGAGAAAACCAGGACTCGTTCTTGACTCTTGTCAGCTGTTTAGCATTGT TCATACAATGTGGATTTGCGCTTTTGGAAGCAGGCTTGGTACAGTCTAAGAATACGACCAATATTCTAACAAGACACCTTGTTTGTATTA GTATCTGTGCATCCGTGTACTTCGCCTGTGGCTATGCATTTGCATTTGGTCCGGGCAATATCTTTGTCGGATACGATTATTTCTTCATGAAAAATCTCCCCGACAGACAGTTTTCACACTGGCTAAGTCAGTTCGTTTACGTCGTCACCACAACGACTATTGTGGCAGGAGCAGTGGCCGGAAGAGTACAGTTTACAGGGTATATCGTTTACAGCGTTTCAATAGCAG GCGTTGTCCAACCAATCGCCACTCATTGGGCATGGACGTATCAAGGATGGCTCGTCAGTAAAGCCCCTGGAGATGAACTAAAATACCAG GATTTTGCTGGTGGTGGTGTGGTTCATGTCGTTGGTGGAGCTGTTGGCTTGATTGGAACAGCTGTTGTTGGTCCACGTCTTGGTCGATTTCAGAGTGTCAACAAACCTCAAGTCATCACGAAACCTGAGCGATCGACTCAA CGCACTTCAATCGGCGGTGTCATCATCATGCTTGGTATGTTTGCCTTGAACTGTGGAGGAAAATTAAACGCCCCTCAAGTACATGATGGTTCTGATGACATACCATTGGTGTTTATCAATACTTTACTGTCAGGTTGCTTTGCATCCATGACGGCACTGACCTTGAAGAAAAGTCAGCTTGGTAGAATGCATGCAACGTCGTCGTTGATAGTGACCATCAACGGTGCACTCACCGGCATG GTATCAATTTCTGCTGGTTGTAACTCTATGCAACCTTGGTGTGCAATCCTGACTGGTTTGGTCTCTGGAATCACTTACTTTGCATGGAGTAAATTCATAGATGCAATCAAGGTTGACGACCCAGTTGATGCTATTGCCG TTCATCTAGGTGGAGGATTCTGGGGCCTATGCGCTGTATCCCTCTTCACAAAGGGTAATGGTGTGGTATTCACGTTCAGCTCCAATGCATGGAGG TCATTTGGATGGAATATTACAGGAGGTTTTGTCATGATGGTATGGTCAATGGTGTTATCATTAGCAATCTTTGGATCCTTACATCTCTGTAAACGTCTGCGTATCACATTGAATTGTGAACTGACAG GTTTAAACATAAACAGAGAAGAAGTGCCCGTCTATATAGGTTCAAACTTTGGCGTTGAATGGGGACGCCACTTAGCCGATCACCATGAGCTGGAATTGGTAAGCGTTAATTACAATACAGACCATTTGAAGGTTGGAGATGATTCGGAAAGCAGCTCTACTAAAG aCCAAACCCATCCTGAAGAAAATACGACATGTATGACAATAGGAAATCTGCATAAAATGAATGGTTTGACCAATACCGTGACTAACTCATGA
- the LOC139141763 gene encoding putative ammonium transporter 1 isoform X2, with product MTGENLEDSFGALGENQDSFLTLVSCLALFIQCGFALLEAGLVQSKNTTNILTRHLVCISICASVYFACGYAFAFGPGNIFVGYDYFFMKNLPDRQFSHWLSQFVYVVTTTTIVAGAVAGRVQFTGYIVYSVSIAGVVQPIATHWAWTYQGWLVSKAPGDELKYQDFAGGGVVHVVGGAVGLIGTAVVGPRLGRFQSVNKPQVITKPERSTQVSISAGCNSMQPWCAILTGLVSGITYFAWSKFIDAIKVDDPVDAIAVHLGGGFWGLCAVSLFTKGNGVVFTFSSNAWRSFGWNITGGFVMMVWSMVLSLAIFGSLHLCKRLRITLNCELTGLNINREEVPVYIGSNFGVEWGRHLADHHELELVSVNYNTDHLKVGDDSESSSTKDQTHPEENTTCMTIGNLHKMNGLTNTVTNS from the exons ATGACGGGGGAAAATTTGGAAGATTCCTTTGGTGCTTTAGGAGAAAACCAGGACTCGTTCTTGACTCTTGTCAGCTGTTTAGCATTGT TCATACAATGTGGATTTGCGCTTTTGGAAGCAGGCTTGGTACAGTCTAAGAATACGACCAATATTCTAACAAGACACCTTGTTTGTATTA GTATCTGTGCATCCGTGTACTTCGCCTGTGGCTATGCATTTGCATTTGGTCCGGGCAATATCTTTGTCGGATACGATTATTTCTTCATGAAAAATCTCCCCGACAGACAGTTTTCACACTGGCTAAGTCAGTTCGTTTACGTCGTCACCACAACGACTATTGTGGCAGGAGCAGTGGCCGGAAGAGTACAGTTTACAGGGTATATCGTTTACAGCGTTTCAATAGCAG GCGTTGTCCAACCAATCGCCACTCATTGGGCATGGACGTATCAAGGATGGCTCGTCAGTAAAGCCCCTGGAGATGAACTAAAATACCAG GATTTTGCTGGTGGTGGTGTGGTTCATGTCGTTGGTGGAGCTGTTGGCTTGATTGGAACAGCTGTTGTTGGTCCACGTCTTGGTCGATTTCAGAGTGTCAACAAACCTCAAGTCATCACGAAACCTGAGCGATCGACTCAA GTATCAATTTCTGCTGGTTGTAACTCTATGCAACCTTGGTGTGCAATCCTGACTGGTTTGGTCTCTGGAATCACTTACTTTGCATGGAGTAAATTCATAGATGCAATCAAGGTTGACGACCCAGTTGATGCTATTGCCG TTCATCTAGGTGGAGGATTCTGGGGCCTATGCGCTGTATCCCTCTTCACAAAGGGTAATGGTGTGGTATTCACGTTCAGCTCCAATGCATGGAGG TCATTTGGATGGAATATTACAGGAGGTTTTGTCATGATGGTATGGTCAATGGTGTTATCATTAGCAATCTTTGGATCCTTACATCTCTGTAAACGTCTGCGTATCACATTGAATTGTGAACTGACAG GTTTAAACATAAACAGAGAAGAAGTGCCCGTCTATATAGGTTCAAACTTTGGCGTTGAATGGGGACGCCACTTAGCCGATCACCATGAGCTGGAATTGGTAAGCGTTAATTACAATACAGACCATTTGAAGGTTGGAGATGATTCGGAAAGCAGCTCTACTAAAG aCCAAACCCATCCTGAAGAAAATACGACATGTATGACAATAGGAAATCTGCATAAAATGAATGGTTTGACCAATACCGTGACTAACTCATGA